Part of the Paenibacillus sp. JNUCC32 genome is shown below.
CGATCCCCTCCGCAAGGTTGGATAGCTGCACGAGGTCCCTGGCTGATTTTTTAACGCTGGCTCTTTCCTTCTCCCCGACCGTGACCAATACCTTCGTCGAAGATTCTTTGATGCTTGGAGAGATTGCATAGGACATGTTTTCCTTGAGCACCGAAACCAGCAGCTCCGAGGGCATATGCAGGGATTCCGAATAATACTGTTCAAAATCATCCCGATTCACGTACAGCGTGCTTGCCTGCCATCTGGAGAACCATCGGTATTTGGTCAGCGGAAAGGTCATTCGTACAGAAGGTTCGATCAGCTTGAGCGCAGCCGGCATCGGCCTAAGCAAAGCGCTGTTTACGATTGCGTAATCGATGAGTTGAGGTCGTTGGCACATCATTTCCACGAGAATCTGCGCCCCCAAGGAAAAACCGAATACAATAATTTCCCTTCCGTCCGCCTTATTCGAGATGACCTCATTGATCTGGGCTGCAGTGCGTTTTATAGAAAAGGGCCCGTTGGCGGAGCTGCCGCCGTGTCCGGGTAAATCGGGAACCAGGCAGTAATCGTCTTTAAAAAAGGGAAGCTGCTTGTTCCACATCCAGCCGCTTACCCCGCCCCCATGCAAAAATACGATCATCCTTGACGCATGAATGTTTCCGCTCTCCTTCATGAATAAGTTCATTGTATCATCCCCAATATATAACATTTACTATTAATACAATTATAGTATATGAATCCGAAGATTTAACAGACTTTTTAAAATTTTATTATACTTTTAAAAGATTCATGGTATAAATTATGCATTGCACGGCTTGCCAATACAATTCCCTGGACCAAAGTCGAGTCTGGTTTCCTGCCGCGGATCCAATTCAAACTCCTTCTTGGGACTGTTCTTCCTCCTCCCTGCATGGTCTACCATTAAGTGGAAATCCAATGCATATGTGATAAGGAGAGGAACCCATGAAGCCGAAGAGACAAAGCAAGTCAAGAACCATTCGTGTATTGGCAGCCTCCGTGCTGTCCGCCAGTCTGCTGGCTTTCCCCGTCGATATTCATGCGGCAGCGGCCAAATCCGCAGAAGTCGCAGTCGAATCCCGGCATGCGGGGGCACCGGTACTAAGCTCCAACGAAGTCAAGGCTTTCGCTGACGCTTATTTTGCCGATCCCCAGGTTTCGGACATGCTGGCAGGCGCACTAGTAGTGGTCGTACAAGACGACAAGGTGCTGTTGAATACGGGCTACGGTTACGCCGATCTTGAATCCAAGAAGAAGATTGATCCGGATCGTACATTGTTCCGCATGGCATCGATATCGAAATCGGTTACCGCAACGGCGGTCATGCAGCTGGTCGAGAACGGGAAAATCGACCTGAAGCAAAACATAACCGAATACATGCCGGATGTGAAGATCCCTAACCTTACCGGCGCCCCCGTCACCGTTGAGCATTTGCTGACGCATACGACGGGCTTCGATTTTACGGACAGCTACTCGGTTCCGCCTCACATCATTCAGAAGGGCGAGATTCCGCTCGCCGATTTTATCCGGGTGAATGCTCCGGCTGTGGTTCGTACGCCTGGTGAAGTTTACCGGTATGACAATCTGGCATCCTCCATGCAGGGATATATTGTCCAGAGCGTATCTGGAGAGCCGTTTGAGAATTATATCAAAAAGCAAATATTCGACCCGCTGAACATGAAGCGTGCCGCATTTCGAATGAACGACGATATCATCGCGAATCTTGCCACGGGGTACAATGTCGATCAACAACCGATAAAGCCTTACGAGAACGTGCCTACCATCGCACCTGAAGGCGGCATGTTCGCCAGCGGTACCGATATGGCCAATTTCATTACTGCCCATCTGAACGAGGGCCGATTCGGATCGGCCCGCATCCTGAAGGAGGAAACGACGCGATTGATGCACAAGACGCATTATGATGCCGCTGGCATTCCGTTGACGTCTTACGGCTTCGAGTCGTTCATGCACAACAGCCATAACGGCCAAACGGTGATTGGCAAAGGCGGCGATTTGGAGGGCTACCATTCCTGGCTTTGGCTGCTTCCCGACCAGAATGTCGGTGGTCTGATCGTTGTTAACAGCGACAAGAGCGCTTCGATCCGCAGCGAATTTTTCGTCGCGTTCATGGATCATTTCTATCCGAAAAAGCAGGGCTCAGAGAATTCATTCCCACTCCATCAGGAGCAGCTGCAGAAATTCGAGGGCCTATACAGAAGCCTGAGGACTCCGATTATCGCCACCCAGGTGACTGCCGGACAAGGCGAGCTGCTGGTTAACGATGCCATGGGCGAGCATAAACTCAAACCGGTCGGACCGCTGCGGTTTGTGGATGAGAACGGCGTACCCGCCGCGTTTAAGGAAGATGATAACGGTGATGTTGCGTACATGTATTACACGGCCATCGACAGTATGTCCGAGAAGCTCCCGAATCCTGCTCCTTACAACGACGTCCCTGAAGAAAATCCTTATGCCAAGGACATTTACTTCGCTCAGTCTCTCCAGGCTTTCGGGGATAAAGGACAATCCAGCTTCCGGCCGGATGAACCGATTACCCGGGCCGAGTTTGTCAGCGTCATCAGCAGGCTGGCCGGCATGAAGCCTAGCGAAAGCGTAAGCATATTCAAAGATATGCAAGGGCACCCGCTTGCTGGTTATGTGCAGAATGCTGCGGATATGGGCGCCGTGATCGGCAAGACGAACCAGAATTTCGAACCCGATCAGCCGATCACGCGCCAAGAGGCTGCAGTTATCATATGGCGGACTGCACATCATGCGCTTGGCGCGAAGGCCGTCCCGTCCAAACTCCGTACGAAACCGGCCGCGTGGGCGGATGAAGCGGTGCAGTTTATGGTCGGAACCGGCATGCATGGTCCCGAAGTGACCAAGGATGCAAACGGTGCGGCCGATTACCGGCCAACGGACAATCTTCTGCGGAAGGAAGCGGCGGCCATCTACGCGAAACTGATTCAGCAGGCTTTTGGTTTTTAATTTGGTCCGCTGCTTACTAGTGGAAGCTTGGCACTCATAGCTTAATATGAATAAGAACAGCTGACGGTTTCGAATCGTCAGCTGTTCTAGTACGAATCATAATCAGGTGATGGTGATTAGCCCCCCGATCCTATCTAGAAAAATGCATATAATCCTTCTTCAAAGTACTTGTACTCCGACTCGCTAATCCTTCCTCTCCCATATCCTTCAAAGAAAACGTCGATTTCCGATTCGGTTTCAATCGCGTTCGGTTTAGGGCGTATCGCCAAAGACACATCATACCTTGGATCACCAAGCGCTCCACCGCTCCAATCTATGATGCCCGCAATGTTTCCGTCGCGAACCAAAACATTATCAATCGTGAAATCACCATGTATTAAGGTGTTTGTTATAGTCAGGGGTTTGTTCCTATTCAACGAATCCCATAATTCAGCGGTTCCATCAACGTTGTAATGTCTTAGGTTATATTCTGCACGGAGCAGCATGTCATCCAGCCAAGGGGATTCTCCCCTCATTTCTTCAGGGCAGGGCGTAGCGTGAATCGCGGACAAAATCGCACCGAAATTGAATATCGTCTCATGCTTTTTTTCCGAGTTCTTCTCGCGGACCAGTGCCTGCCTTAATGTTTCACCCTCGAAAAACTTCAACAACGCCCACGATTGATTGTTTTCTTTATCTTCCACGAACCTGTAAACCGAAGGGACCAGCAACGATGTCTTTTGCAGAGAATGCAGAACGCGGATTTCTTGTGCCAGCCACGAGTTGTACTGCTCTCCCTTCGTTCGCTTTAGAATAAATCGCCCCTGCTCGTTTTCCAGTATTCCTACATCCGATGTATGACCCTGTCTTGGAAATTCCAGCTTGGATACCGTACCTACTTCATCTATAATCGACTCGGGTATTTCATGCAATTGAATCGGAAGCATATCATGTCTCCTCACCTATAAATTGGAAGCAAATATTCTTCCTCATTATACACACTGCATTCGCCTTCAATCGATAATTTTCACCTTGGCTTTTGTACCTTGTTGACTTCATGCACAACAAAAAAGACATCCCCGTTAGGATGTCTTCTCGTCTCTTTTATGCACAGAATTATTCCAGCTTGAAGTTTCCGGAGCCCGTGCGAACCTTCAACAGCACGTCGCCGCTGCCAAGCGTTCCCTTCAGTCTTCCTTTGTCTTCGTCCTTCACCTCGTAACGCATTCCATCCAACCGAATATTTCCCTCACCGGAACTTCCCTGGTAATCGACTTCCAACGAAGTAGGTTCTTGAGCCAGATCAATGCTCACGTTGCCGCTGCCGGTTCGCAGATCGGCATCATGAACCAATCGTTCCGCATCTACGCGGATATTGCCGGATCCCGTCTTGCCTTGCAAAGCCGCTTCTCCATCACTCAGCTCAACGTTGCCGCTGCCGTTTTGAAAGCTCAGCTGTTCGGCATGATAGCCGTCTGCCGAGATTTCGCCGGACCCCGATTGCAGCGCCACCGATTCGGCTTCAATCTCCTCAACTTCGATATTGCCGCTGCCGGTATGCACCGCCAGCTCGCCGGCGTTCACCTGCTGGGCATTGACATTGCCGCTGCCTGCCTTGACGGTAACCTCGTCTCCCAGTAAGCTCTCTACTTCGATATTACCGCTCCCGCTTTCGATCTTGGCCGTTTCCCAGTTCTTTTCCGGTAACTCCACCGTTAACTGTAGATCCATAATGCTTATACCCAGAT
Proteins encoded:
- a CDS encoding alpha/beta fold hydrolase encodes the protein MNLFMKESGNIHASRMIVFLHGGGVSGWMWNKQLPFFKDDYCLVPDLPGHGGSSANGPFSIKRTAAQINEVISNKADGREIIVFGFSLGAQILVEMMCQRPQLIDYAIVNSALLRPMPAALKLIEPSVRMTFPLTKYRWFSRWQASTLYVNRDDFEQYYSESLHMPSELLVSVLKENMSYAISPSIKESSTKVLVTVGEKERASVKKSARDLVQLSNLAEGIVFPGIGHGIPLADPALFNRVTGKWLNTGELPEDLPQV
- a CDS encoding serine hydrolase, giving the protein MKPKRQSKSRTIRVLAASVLSASLLAFPVDIHAAAAKSAEVAVESRHAGAPVLSSNEVKAFADAYFADPQVSDMLAGALVVVVQDDKVLLNTGYGYADLESKKKIDPDRTLFRMASISKSVTATAVMQLVENGKIDLKQNITEYMPDVKIPNLTGAPVTVEHLLTHTTGFDFTDSYSVPPHIIQKGEIPLADFIRVNAPAVVRTPGEVYRYDNLASSMQGYIVQSVSGEPFENYIKKQIFDPLNMKRAAFRMNDDIIANLATGYNVDQQPIKPYENVPTIAPEGGMFASGTDMANFITAHLNEGRFGSARILKEETTRLMHKTHYDAAGIPLTSYGFESFMHNSHNGQTVIGKGGDLEGYHSWLWLLPDQNVGGLIVVNSDKSASIRSEFFVAFMDHFYPKKQGSENSFPLHQEQLQKFEGLYRSLRTPIIATQVTAGQGELLVNDAMGEHKLKPVGPLRFVDENGVPAAFKEDDNGDVAYMYYTAIDSMSEKLPNPAPYNDVPEENPYAKDIYFAQSLQAFGDKGQSSFRPDEPITRAEFVSVISRLAGMKPSESVSIFKDMQGHPLAGYVQNAADMGAVIGKTNQNFEPDQPITRQEAAVIIWRTAHHALGAKAVPSKLRTKPAAWADEAVQFMVGTGMHGPEVTKDANGAADYRPTDNLLRKEAAAIYAKLIQQAFGF
- a CDS encoding phosphotransferase family protein: MLPIQLHEIPESIIDEVGTVSKLEFPRQGHTSDVGILENEQGRFILKRTKGEQYNSWLAQEIRVLHSLQKTSLLVPSVYRFVEDKENNQSWALLKFFEGETLRQALVREKNSEKKHETIFNFGAILSAIHATPCPEEMRGESPWLDDMLLRAEYNLRHYNVDGTAELWDSLNRNKPLTITNTLIHGDFTIDNVLVRDGNIAGIIDWSGGALGDPRYDVSLAIRPKPNAIETESEIDVFFEGYGRGRISESEYKYFEEGLYAFF
- a CDS encoding DUF4097 family beta strand repeat-containing protein; protein product: MKKRTGFLIVAIGVLLLIFTMNPRNIFSDIQFGFSFDTKKINEEQTFDADDYRDLTVKTGSIDIHVVQGAADQIKVRLSGKASSKYADQVKLQVEPNGDSMTVGVEEDHGINLGISIMDLQLTVELPEKNWETAKIESGSGNIEVESLLGDEVTVKAGSGNVNAQQVNAGELAVHTGSGNIEVEEIEAESVALQSGSGEISADGYHAEQLSFQNGSGNVELSDGEAALQGKTGSGNIRVDAERLVHDADLRTGSGNVSIDLAQEPTSLEVDYQGSSGEGNIRLDGMRYEVKDEDKGRLKGTLGSGDVLLKVRTGSGNFKLE